A single region of the Lotus japonicus ecotype B-129 chromosome 4, LjGifu_v1.2 genome encodes:
- the LOC130714185 gene encoding protein GOLVEN 5 yields MVSARSTTFLLLVFLLLPLRFSIADTQDQGENTVLVVETAESKIERSMEGDQRKIFVPGTGTGRKMMMSRGGVLISKSENVVEPKNVVAKGSSSTNHYFVPLNADYHDPRHHPPKNN; encoded by the exons ATGGTGTCGGCAAGGTCCACTACCTTTCTCCTCTTAGTTTTCCTTTTGCTTCCTCTAAGATTCTCCATCGCAGACACACAAGACCAAG GAGAAAACACAGTGCTGGTGGTTGAAACTGCAGAAAGCAAAATAGAAAGAAGTATGGAAGGTGATCAAAGGAAAATATTTGTTCCAGGAACAGGAACAGGAAGGAAAATGATGATGTCTAGAGGAGGAGTACTAATTTCCAAGTCTGAGAATGTGGTGGAGCCAAAGAATGTTGTTGCAAAGGGTTCAAGTTCAACCAACCACTATTTCGTGCCTCTAAATGCTGATTATCACGATCCAAGGCATCACCCGCCCAAGAATAATTGA
- the LOC130714853 gene encoding uncharacterized protein LOC130714853, whose product MSCLSPASSKKRLKSQEEDDDDEDDDSCGICFAERGAFVAGEIDCCSHYFCFVCIMEWAKHESRCPLCRQRFSNIRRPPMLGLFPSSRDVNVPCRDQATHSYGNITTGPVGSNGEAKCSVCLIESHENLLLVCDLCSTVSHSFCTGLGFTVPEGDWFCPDCATARESVTSTNEESEQQNVSSVTISDIVRGPGRSNQVDGRSVTSSSQQNQSSAPVISLPDRVSGFNANIPVSRVELAKHRVQAIRANWNALRTGSLRFSNSAQSGGTASEKQESGSLSGGKLNVSPSMASGSGGLQQSAVQGGSSSNGLNDRGMNDVEKAWKMMDRAKMKKQTHQRTSSIPQRAGNPSRSGAREMSLSHFDCPASENQQLRKLDSRHTRMDKKREYSSLNKNLGNHKYPMSGEKRQSRVETMQHVKDRTNSEGYGGRPLPKMVCAGMQGVPCHDYEERNGANEPRRFGCLVTSEGSAPSHCKPGSVISNKDADIFHEEKRLTKTFGEGNTRNFEEAKDEIKSLVKTNLKFLTKDKKLGVETFKIVARQATHSILAACSSKQQNSNMYSSSSMCSHHDHNQQLKKSTLMPNCCSQCFDVFVNNTVNSILLDKVGRA is encoded by the exons ATGTCGTGCCTGTCCCCTGCTTCCTCGAAGAAGCGTCTCAAATCCCAAGAGGAAGACGATGATGACGAAGACGATGATAGCTGCGGGATTTGCTTCGCCGAACGTGGGGCTTTTGTCGCCGGCGAAATTGATTGCTGCAGCCACTACTTCTGCTTCGTCTGCATCATGGAGTGGGCCAAGCACGAGTCTCGATGCCCACTTTGTCGCCAGAGATTCTCCAACATTCGCCGGCCTCCTATGCTTGGCCTCTTCCCTTCCTCCAGAGACGTTAATGTCCCTTGTCGTGATCAG GCTACCCATTCTTATGGAAATATTACAACTGGTCCTGTTGGTTCCAATGGTGAAGCCAAATGCAGTGTTTGTCTTATTGAGTCTCATGAGAATCTTCTGCTAGTTTGTGATCTTTGTAGCACTGTTTCACATTCATTCTGCACTGGCTTGGGTTTTACTGTTCCTGAAGGTGATTGGTTTTGTCCTGATTGTGCTACTGCCCGGGAGAGTGTGACCAGTACCAATGAAGAATCAGAGCAACAAAATGTGTCGAGTGTGACCATTTCTGATATTGTGAGAGGTCCAGGCAGGAGCAACCAGGTGGATGGAAGATCAGTGACATCTTCTTCACAGCAAAACCAGTCATCTGCTCCTGTTATTTCTTTGCCTGATAGGGTTAGTGGATTCAATGCCAACATTCCTGTGTCTCGTGTTGAACTTGCTAAGCATAGAGTGCAGGCAATCCGTGCTAATTGGAATGCTTTGAGGACTGGTTCATTGCGGTTCAGCAATTCAGCTCAATCTGGTGGCACAGCTAGTGAAAAACAAGAATCTGGTTCCTTATCAGGTGGGAAATTAAATGTTTCACCTTCGATGGCTTCCGGTTCCGGTGGCCTACAACAATCTGCAGTCCAAGGTGGTTCTTCTAGTAATGGGTTGAATGATAGAGGCATGAATGATGTTGAGAAGGCTTGGAAAATGATGGACAGGGCAAAGATGAAAAAACAGACTCATCAAAGAACTAGCAGCATTCCACAGAGAGCGGGTAATCCCTCAAGGAGTGGAGCTAGAGAAATGTCATTATCTCATTTTGATTGCCCAGCATCGGAAAATCAACAGCTCAGAAAGTTAGACTCAAGGCACACTAGAATGGACAAGAAGCGTGAGTATTCGAGTCTCAACAAGAATTTGGGAAATCACAAGTATCCCATGTCGGGAGAGAAAAGGCAAAGTAGGGTCGAGACGATGCAACATGTGAAGGACCGTACTAATTCAGAAGGATACGGTGGGCGTCCATTGCCCAAAATGGTTTGTGCTGGTATGCAGGGTGTTCCCTGTCATGATTATGAAGAGAGGAATGGTGCTAATGAGCCAAGGCGGTTTGGTTGCTTGGTAACTTCAGAAGGTTCAGCTCCATCTCATTGCAAACCAGGCAGTGTGATCTCTAATAAAGATGCGGATATTTTCCATGAAGAGAAGAGGTTGACTAAAACCTTTGGAGAGGGCAACACAAGAAATTTTGAAGAAGCAAAAGATGAAATCAAGTCTCTTGTTAAAACGAATCTGAAGTTCTTAACTAAAGATAAAAAACTAG GTGTTGAAACCTTTAAGATAGTTGCAAGGCAGGCTACACATAGCATATTGGCTGCTTGCAGTTCCAAGCAGCAGAACTCTAATATGTACTCCTCAAGCTCAATGTGCAGCCATCATGACCATAATCAGCAGTTGAAAAAATCTACTTTAATGCCTAATTGTTGTAGTCAATGCTTTGATGTCTTTGTGAACAATACTGTCAATTCCATCTTGTTGGACAAAGTGGGTCGTGCTTGA